In Longimicrobium sp., a single window of DNA contains:
- a CDS encoding TatD family hydrolase → MQFIDAHAHLADERILPQVDEVVERARAAGVAGIVTIATDADDAPVCLGLAERFPEVWSTAGIHPHAASTFSAETLGRVRGLLAHPRVVAVGETGLDYHYDFSPRGTQRESFAAHLELGRETGLPVIVHSREADDDLRAMLREGGAGTLGVLHSFSSGRELLEEALALGWYASFSGMVTFKKFEGADFVRMVPADRILVETDTPYLAPLPHRGKTNEPAFVPHVARRAAEIRGEPFDELAARLVENTRRFYAKMR, encoded by the coding sequence ATGCAGTTCATCGACGCCCACGCCCACCTCGCCGACGAGCGCATCCTCCCGCAGGTGGACGAGGTGGTCGAGCGGGCGCGCGCGGCCGGGGTGGCCGGCATCGTCACCATCGCGACGGACGCGGACGACGCGCCGGTGTGCCTGGGGCTGGCGGAGCGCTTCCCCGAGGTGTGGTCGACGGCGGGGATCCACCCGCACGCGGCGAGCACCTTCTCCGCGGAGACGCTCGGGCGCGTGCGCGGGCTGCTGGCGCACCCCCGGGTGGTGGCGGTGGGGGAGACGGGGCTCGACTACCACTACGACTTCTCGCCGCGTGGAACGCAGCGCGAGAGCTTCGCGGCGCACCTGGAGCTGGGGCGCGAGACGGGGCTGCCGGTGATCGTCCACTCGCGCGAGGCCGACGACGACCTGCGGGCCATGCTGCGCGAGGGCGGGGCGGGGACGCTGGGCGTGCTGCACTCCTTCTCCAGCGGCCGGGAGCTGCTGGAGGAGGCGCTGGCGCTCGGCTGGTACGCCAGCTTCTCGGGGATGGTCACCTTCAAGAAGTTCGAGGGGGCCGACTTCGTGCGCATGGTGCCGGCGGACCGCATCCTGGTCGAGACCGACACGCCCTACCTGGCCCCCCTCCCCCACCGCGGCAAGACCAACGAGCCCGCCTTCGTCCCCCACGTGGCGCGCCGCGCGGCGGAGATCCGCGGCGAGCCGTTCGACGAGCTCGCCGCCCGGCTCGTCGAGAACACCCGCCGCTTCTACGCGAAGATGCGGTAG